Genomic DNA from Chitinophaga lutea:
CCAAACTGCTGAAAGCCGCCGGATTAACCGAAAAAGGCCTTAAAGCGGCCATCACCGAACTTCGTAAAGGCGGCACCGTTAATTCACAAACGGCCGACGCACAATATAACAGCCTCGAAAAATACTCCAAGAACCTCAACGAACTGGCGCGTGCCGGTAAACTGGACCCGGTGATCGGGCGCGACGAGGAAATCCGCAGAACGCTGCACATCCTTTCCCGCCGCTCCAAAAACAACCCGATACTGGTGGGTGAGCCCGGCGTAGGTAAAACCGCCATCGCGGAAGGCCTGGCGCACCGTATCATCAACGGCGACGTGCCGGACAACCTGCATAACAAGATCATCTACGCCCTCGATATGGGCGCACTGATGGCCGGCGCCAAATACCGCGGCGAGTTCGAAGAAAGGCTCAAGGCCGTGGTGAAGGAAGTGAGCGAAAGCAACGGGGATATCATCCTGTTTATCGACGAGATTCACACCCTCATCGGCGCCGGCGCCATGGAAGGGGCGATGGATGCCGCCAACATCCTGAAACCCGCACTGGCCAGAGGGGAACTGCGTGCCATCGGCGCCACCACCCTCAACGAATACCAGAAATACTTTGAAAAAGATAAAGCCCTGGAGCGCCGCTTCCAGAAAGTGCTGATCGACGAGCCCAGCGTGGAAGACGCCATCAGCATCCTGCGCGGCCTCAAGGAAAGATATGAGAACCACCACCATGTACTGATCCGCGACGAAGCGATCATCGCGGCCGTGGAATTATCGCACCGCTATATCACCGACCGTTTTCTGCCGGACAAGGCCATCGACCTGATCGACGAAAGCGCGGCCAAACTGCGCCTCGAAATGAACTCCATGCCCGAAGAGCTGGATGAGCTCGAGCGCCGCATCCGCCAGCTGGAAATCGAAAGGGAAGCCATCAAGCGTGAAAACGACGAAGAGAAGCTCCGCGAACTGGGCGCCGAAATCGCCCGCCTGAGCGAAGAGCGTAACACCTTCAAATCGAAATGGCAGCAGGAAAAAGAGCTGGTCGATAAAGTGCAGAACGCCAAAGCCGCCATCGAAGACCTGAAACTGGAGGCCGAACAGGCCGAACGTAACGGCGACTTCGGAAAAGTAGCCGAAATACGCTACGGCAAAATCAAGGAACAGGAAAAAAACGTGGCCGAACTCACGGCCGAACTGAGCAGCCACTCCGCCAGTCATAAGAGATTGTTAAAAGAAGAAGTAGATGCGGAAGATATTGCCGAAAACGTGGCAAAAGCTACCGGTATCCCCGTAACGAGGATGCTGCAAAGCGAAAGGGAAAAGCTCCTGCACCTCGAAGACGAGCTGCATAAGCGCGTAGTGGGGCAGGACGAAGCAATCGTGGCCGTGGCGGACGCCATCCGCAGAAGTCGCGCCGGCCTGCACGATCCCCGGCGGCCGATCGGTTCCTTCATCTTCCTCGGTACCACCGGTGTGGGTAAAACGGAACTGGCCAAAGCGCTGGCGGATTACCTCTTCGACGATGAAAGCATGATGACGCGGATAGACATGAGCGAATACCAGGAAAAACACGCGGTGAGCCGTCTTGTAGGCGCGCCTCCGGGTTATGTGGGATACGATGAGGGTGGCCAGCTCACCGAAGCCGTGCGCCGCAAGCCTTACAGCGTGGTGCTGCTCGACGAGATCGAAAAAGCGCACCCGGATGTGTTCAACATCCTGCTGCAGGTGCTCGACGATGGACGCCTTACCGATAATAAAGGCCGTGTGGTGAATTTCAAGAACACCATCATTATCATGACCAGCAACATGGGTAGTCACATTATCCAGGAAAACTTCGAGAAAATCAATGA
This window encodes:
- the clpB gene encoding ATP-dependent chaperone ClpB, which produces MNLNNFTIKSQETLQQAQQLAFNHRNQAIETGHILKALLQDDDNSIEYLLKKNGVNTGFIDGKLNEQLQQYATIGSGEGGQVLSREANNALLRAGSSIKEFKDEFVSVEHILLGLLGGSDDSAKLLKAAGLTEKGLKAAITELRKGGTVNSQTADAQYNSLEKYSKNLNELARAGKLDPVIGRDEEIRRTLHILSRRSKNNPILVGEPGVGKTAIAEGLAHRIINGDVPDNLHNKIIYALDMGALMAGAKYRGEFEERLKAVVKEVSESNGDIILFIDEIHTLIGAGAMEGAMDAANILKPALARGELRAIGATTLNEYQKYFEKDKALERRFQKVLIDEPSVEDAISILRGLKERYENHHHVLIRDEAIIAAVELSHRYITDRFLPDKAIDLIDESAAKLRLEMNSMPEELDELERRIRQLEIEREAIKRENDEEKLRELGAEIARLSEERNTFKSKWQQEKELVDKVQNAKAAIEDLKLEAEQAERNGDFGKVAEIRYGKIKEQEKNVAELTAELSSHSASHKRLLKEEVDAEDIAENVAKATGIPVTRMLQSEREKLLHLEDELHKRVVGQDEAIVAVADAIRRSRAGLHDPRRPIGSFIFLGTTGVGKTELAKALADYLFDDESMMTRIDMSEYQEKHAVSRLVGAPPGYVGYDEGGQLTEAVRRKPYSVVLLDEIEKAHPDVFNILLQVLDDGRLTDNKGRVVNFKNTIIIMTSNMGSHIIQENFEKINEGNRDEIVDATKEEVMGLLKQTIRPEFLNRVDEVIMFQPLMRSEVRGIINIQLQQLRELVAKNGMILEFSDYALDYLAEQGYDPQFGARPLKRLIQKQIVNLLSKKILGGEIDKTKPVLVDVFDGVVVIRNT